Below is a window of Photobacterium atrarenae DNA.
ACAGCAGGCGAAGTGTAGTGTCTGGCCGGGTTGTTGGCGGGCGAGCTCCTGAAAACGGGACATCAGTAGCTCCTGCAACAGGTTGAACTGGTCGGCGTCCCGGCGGATGGCACCGCTGTTGACCATATCTTCCAGCCACAACCACTGCCAGAAACCCGTCTCATAGAGGCTGGTGGGCGTATCGGCATTATTTTCATACAGTTTGGCCGGGCCGTTGCCGTCATAGGCAAAATCGAGTCGGGAGTAGAGAGAAGGCTCGCGGCTTTTCCAGGAATCGAGCACTGGTTGCCACAGGGGTTCGGGGATCTGGAATTTTCGCAGCCAGTAATCATCGGCAACGACCTGTTCGACCACCGCCAGACACATCTGGTGCAGCTCTTCGGTCGGATCTTCCAAGTCGCGCTCGATCTGCGCCAGGGTGAACTGGTAATAGGCGGTCTCGTCCCAGTATGGCTCGCCGTACATGGTGTGAAACCCAAAACCAAACGCTTTGGCTTGCTCCCGCCAGTGCGGTCGCTCGCGACTCTCGATTCGAAGCATGGGATTGTTCCTGAGGTTAACTGAAAATCACTTGAGGTGGCAGGCAGTTAGTCTACCTGTATTTGACCGCGTGGGGGAACTGTCAGTGGTCAGAAGTGGGAAGTATCACCCGATGCGGGATGTCAGCCGCTGGCGGCTCGTGAGAAATAGGCCCCTTCAATGCTTGGCTACTGAGTGATGGAGGAAGGGGCCAGATGTACCAATGTGTTGCGGACGCTAGCAATGTTAAAACGCTCGGTACGAACATCCCGAAGGAATGCTCAATCAGTATAGGGAGCTGATTTAGAGTAAAGAACCTAATTCTGGCACTTGATCCTCAATGAGGCTGAAAAGGACGATGGCTCAATTGCTCTGGGCAGGCATCAGCCAGCCCCGGAGAATGTTCTGGGGCTGGCTGGATGGGGGGACGGAAAACGGCACTCAGCGGAAAAAGAGCTGGCTGAACGGGTTCAGCAGCGTCGCCAGGCCGGAAGTAAAGTGCAGCGGTGCATCCAGCAGGGTCAGGCACAGGCAATCCATATCGGGCCGGGTTTTTGGGGTATGCTGATGCTCGGGGGTTAGGACAATAAAGTCCCCCGGCCGGTAGGTGGCTTTCTCATCGACAAACTCCCCGGCCAGGACCAGGGTAATTTCCTGTCCCTGGTGGGTATGCTGGGGCAGGGCACTGTCGCAGTCCATGTAGATAAAGTTCATTTTGCTTTCACCGCCGGTATTCACATGCGCCCGTTTCAGGTTACCTGGCAGCCGGGACCAGGGACCAATTTGATCAGCATGTGCCCTGAGCGCACGGGGAAGCGGAAACACCTTGTTGTTCACCGTGATGGTTTGGCTGACCTCAGGTGTCGCCTCATCATGAGGGGCTTCCTGGGTCTTGTCGGTATCACTGCGGGTGAGGATCTGCGCCATCATTGCTGAGAGTTCTTCGGACAGCGGTTCGTGCGGTGTCAGGGCCAGTGAACGTGCTTCCTGCACTTCCAGTTGCGCAACATGTTGTTGGCATTGCGGACACAGCTCCAGGTGCGAACTGATCAGAATACTTGAAGCCGGATCCAAATCACCGCTCGCATAGTCGGCCAGGAGGTCGGTGTTCGGGTGGTAGCGAATGTCAGTCATCCAGGGCCTCCTTCATTTTTTTCAGGGCCAGCCGTAGCCGGCTTTTGATCGTTCCCAGGGGGACGCCCAGCGCGTCAGCGACCTCCTGATGGGATGTTCCTTGCAGGCAAATCATTCGAACCACTTCGGCCTGAGCAGGCGGTAAGGTGCTGACCAAATCTTCCAGCTCCTGGCTGACAATCGCTTGAAATTCGTCGGGTAAGCGGGTTGGATCATGTTCTTGTGCCAGTGTCGGCCAAAGATCATCACCTTGGACCCAGTCGTTCTGGTGTTTCATCTTTCGCAGCAAATCGAATTTAACATTCCGGGCCACGGAGTAGATCCAGGTGACCGCAGCGCCTTTGGATTCATCATAGAGGTGGGCTTTGAGCCAGAGTTTCAGCATAGTTTCCTGGACGACTTCCATCGCCATGGCATCATCCCTGAGCTGCTTGCGAGAATAGTTCAAAAGCTTAGGGGCCATGAGTGTGAAGAGCTTTTCGTAACTTTGCTGACACCGGAAATACGCAATCTGGAATAACAGCTCAGCGACATCCGTTGCCGGGACGGCTTCGTCTTGCATGGGCTCCTTGGCCTTGTTGGCGTGCGTGGTTCGATCGATTTTAATCATTATTCTACTGCAAGCTTGGGATCCATACCCAGTTAACGCAACAGGTTGCTGCAGAGATCACCCTGCTGAACAATTTTTTCCAGATAGCGCAGACAAGTCGTTGGAGAAGGGGGGCGGAGCAAGCGCTGCTTGGTGGCCACCGGTAGGGGCAACAACTCCAGCCAGCGCCGGCATAACCAGGATGCATTGACGTCACGGGGTGTTGGTGGAATTTCAGCGTGTGGTGAGCCATATTCCTGCAGCCATTGGACGTATTTTTGTAAAAGCAGGTGCGTAGCGGGCACGGGGCTGTCTTCGCGCCAGAGGGGCCGCAAGGCGGCGGACAGGGAAGGAGCGCCCGCATGCTGGGGAGATGGACAGATCACCCCCCACAGCGCCAGTCGCAGCTCAACTTGAATTTGCGGCCCGCTTAGCCAGTCAACCTGACGGATCACTGCATGCGTCACCAGATCTCCGGGTTGATTTGCGATGTCGCCGTGGCTGTCTTGCATCACCAGCCACATGCCTTCGGCCCGGGTTGCAGCACGAATCATTTCGGTAAATACAATGCCGTTCCCGGACAGCTGCCAGTCCCGGCCAGGCAGCAAATGATCCGTTGTGGTCAGAAAAGGCAGGGTTAGCTGAGGCGGATGGGCAGGCAGCACAGTATTCTCCTTTGCGTGGTTTCATCTTCTATTTTCTATACGCAGTGCGGCCACAGTTAGATGAATGGCGAGCTGAACTTATCGCACATGTATTGATGAGCGAGCTGAAGTGAATTTACCGCACACGTTGAGATCGAACCCGATGGCTGCGTCGTATCTACTCTCGATCAACAACCAGGAAGAGGGTATTGATATGAAGTTCAATTCATTCGCGATCATGATCGGTTGTACGACCTTGTTGTCGGGGTGTCTGCTTCAAGATGATGAGTCACAGATCCGGGTGACGCATGCCAGTTCTGATGCGCCGCCGGTTGCGATTGCGCTCAATGATGCCGTGGTCGACGGATTGGAATCGGTTGATTATCAAGTGGGGAGTTCGCTGATCAACCTGGAATCCGGAACTTACAGCGTTGCTGTCGATGCGCTGCTTCCCGGTGATGAACAAAGCAGGGTGATCGAAGTCAACTTAGATTTCGCGCCGGAGATGCAGTATGACATCATTGCCCTTAATAATGCGGCCAATATTGAGCCGGTGGTGCTGAGCCGGGAAGATATTGCCCCCGGCAGTGAAGAGATCCGCCTGGATGTGCTTCATGGCCATCCTGATGTCGGTGCGGTTGACATTTACTTGACCACTGCAGAGAGTCTGGATGACGCGTCTCCGGCCATCAGCGGGTTGGACTTTAAGCAAGACAGCGATGATTTGCCGGTCACTTTGCCTGCCGAGACCTACCGAATCCGGGTGACCTTGAGTGGCGATCCGAACGTTGTGTTTGACAGTGGTGAGCTGGCCTTGAGTGGCGGCAGTGATTTGATGATTACCGCTGTGCCGAATGTGGATGCCGGAGCCGTGTCGCCGGTGAACCTGTTGGTCGTCGATGGGGAAGCCAGTCAGGTGTTCCGTCATGTTGATGAGCAAGCGATTGTCAGAGTGGTTCATGCTGTTTCGGATGCGACGGGGACGCCGGTGGACGTACTGGCTTCCGGTAGTGCCGTTGAGGGGCTGACCAATATCGGGTTTGGTGAATTTCGCAGTCAGGCGTTGACGCCGGAGAGCTATGATCTGAGCGTCGTGGATACCGCCACCCAGTCTGTCGAACTGTTTGCTGCGCCCGATACATCGTTTGATGCCGGAACGGCAACCAGTATTTATGCGGTCGGAAAGCTGACGGATATGTCGATCGAGCCACTGGTGATCGCTGAAGACCTGCGTCCTGTCGCCTTGTACGGCAAGGTACGGGTCGTCCATGCCAGCCCAACGGCGGGTGAGCTGGGCGTGGTGGATGTTCATGCATCTACCGACGGAATGTTCAGTGAGGCCACCGTCATCCTGGATAATGTGGACTTCAAGGATACGGCCACGTTGAATGTGCCTGCCGGGACCTACTCGCTGGCGGTTATTTTCGACGGGGACACAACGTTCATCCCGGCAGTAGAAGCCATGGTGACGATTGATGCCGGACGTGTGTACTCGGTGGTGGCAACGGATGATTTCACAGGGCTGCTACTCAATGTCGATAACATGCTGCCGTAGCCCGTTCCGCGGGTAAACGCGCGGTGGCGTTGTAAATGTTGTTGTAAGTGTTGTTTGATGCGCCTGTGTCGGCTAAGCCTGCCGGCACAGGCGTTTTTTGTTGGACAATCATGGTGAGTGCCGGTTTAGCAGGCGCTTATGTTTGAAAAGGCAGGCTTCAGGAGGCAAAAAAAAGGGAGCGTTGGCTGATACTCCCGAGCCTCCGAAGTCGGAGGGGCCATAAAATGTTGAACTTGCCTCAAGGGATGGCTTTCAGCGCAAAGTGCCGTCAGGCAAGTTGGTTCAAGAGCACTAACCATTACGGCGAACTTCAGCATACAGATCACCCAGTCGCGAAAAAATTCCTGCGACTTCGCCGGTATTCCATTTCATTGCCATGTACATTGCGATTGGGCGGTAGTCCCGCCCGGTGATGACGATACTTTTTGGGTTTAAGCGGCGATCTCGTACGTGTTCACAAACTGTTTTACTGCCATCCGGATGGCAAGTTCTCTTTCGGGCTCACTGGTCGGCGGCTGGTGGGCAAACAGCTGCGGATAGAAAGTAATGCTCTTGAGCGAGGCGAGAAATTGCTCTGAAGCAATATGCGGGCACTCAACGCTGAGCTTTCCGGCTTCGATCCCGCCTCGGATCCATTTCTCCAGTCCCTTGCAGTTCTCCAGTTTTTGCACATCCTGCAGGATCAGCGAGGCGTATTTTTGCGAGCGGATAGACTCCGAGCACACCACGCGGGCCAGCGAAATAAAACAGTCGCTTGAGACCAGCGCCACTTCCTGCCGGGCAATATCAGTCAGCTGCGCCTCGACACTCTGGTCAGGGTCGAATGATATCTGGTTAATGTGGATCACATTGGCAAACAGCTGCTCGACCATGGCGCTGAACAAGGCTTCTTTAGTGGGATAGTACTTGTACAGCGTCCGCTTGGACACTTCTGCCTTTTTCGAAATGGCTTCCATACTGGCTTGTTCCAGTCCCTTGGCCTGGAAAATCTCGATGGCGGCGCAAAGAATATTTTCTTGTTTAATTTCAGTTATTTTAACCATTTCAGTACCAATGACGAATAAAAAAGTAAACGGCCGTGTTTACTTTGGTCGGATTATCGTTATGATTATAAGTATACACCACCGTTTACTTTTGGGGCTAGCTGAAAAATGAAGACTTCACTCAAGGCATCTGTAACCGCTGTCATTGTTGCGCTGGGCCTGGGCGCGGGTTGCAGTGGCCAGGTCAATGGTGACTATGTACAGAGCGAAGACACCCGACTAGCGCGGATTGCAGCTTCCCCCCAATTTGTGGACGGTAAGGTGGTGTCCCGCCTGCCGCAGGTTGAGACGAAAGAAGGGATGCTGAAAACGATGTGGAAGTTCTTTACTCAGCGTAAGCAATACAAGCCGGGGAAAGCGCTGGCGTTTGAACCGGTTGATACCGAATTGCTGGCAGAGCGAAGCAGCTCGCTGCGGGTGACCTGGCTGGGGCACTCTTCCTTGTTTGTCGAGCTGGATCGGTCCCGGATCCTGATCGACCCGGTATTTGAATACGCTTCACCCAGCCTGTTTTCGTCCTGGTTTGGCCGCAATGTCCCGGCGCCGGTCAGTCGTGAGGACTTGCCTCAGCCAGATGTGATCCTCATTTCTCATGATCACTATGATCATCTCGAAGAGAGTACGGTCCGTTTCTATGCCAAGCAAGATGTGACCTTTTATGTCCCGCTGGGGGTCGGTCGCTATCTGGAAACATGGGGCGTTCACCCTGAGAATATCCAGGAGTTTGACTGGTGGGAGAGTGAGCAGCTCAATGGCGTAACCTTTACCGCGGCGCCGGCCAACCACAACTCCGGACGTGGCCTGTTTGACCACAATACCACACTGTGGTCATCCTGGGCGATCCAGGGCAATGCCGGCAGCGTGTTCTACAGTGGCGACTCTGCCTATGGTGAGCATTTTAAGGAGATCGGTGAACGTCTGGGGCCGTTTGATTTGTCCTTTATTGAAGTGGCGGCCAATGTGAAAAACGGCAAAGGCTATCCGGTGGAAGGCTGGGGTCATATGCAGGCGAGTCATACCCTGCAGGCTCACCAGGATGTGCGGGCTGATCAGCTGATGCCGGTTCACTGGTCGACTTACGAGCTGTTCCTACATCGCTGGGACGAGCCAGTGACCGATTTGATTGCCGAAGCGGAAACATCCGACGTAGCGCTGGTCACCCCGATGGTCGGCCAGTCACTCGATTTTGCTCAGCCGGTGCAGACTACGTACTGGTGGC
It encodes the following:
- a CDS encoding sigma-70 family RNA polymerase sigma factor, which codes for MIKIDRTTHANKAKEPMQDEAVPATDVAELLFQIAYFRCQQSYEKLFTLMAPKLLNYSRKQLRDDAMAMEVVQETMLKLWLKAHLYDESKGAAVTWIYSVARNVKFDLLRKMKHQNDWVQGDDLWPTLAQEHDPTRLPDEFQAIVSQELEDLVSTLPPAQAEVVRMICLQGTSHQEVADALGVPLGTIKSRLRLALKKMKEALDD
- a CDS encoding MBL fold metallo-hydrolase, whose amino-acid sequence is MKTSLKASVTAVIVALGLGAGCSGQVNGDYVQSEDTRLARIAASPQFVDGKVVSRLPQVETKEGMLKTMWKFFTQRKQYKPGKALAFEPVDTELLAERSSSLRVTWLGHSSLFVELDRSRILIDPVFEYASPSLFSSWFGRNVPAPVSREDLPQPDVILISHDHYDHLEESTVRFYAKQDVTFYVPLGVGRYLETWGVHPENIQEFDWWESEQLNGVTFTAAPANHNSGRGLFDHNTTLWSSWAIQGNAGSVFYSGDSAYGEHFKEIGERLGPFDLSFIEVAANVKNGKGYPVEGWGHMQASHTLQAHQDVRADQLMPVHWSTYELFLHRWDEPVTDLIAEAETSDVALVTPMVGQSLDFAQPVQTTYWWQKDSGWLDFSKLAQVAY
- a CDS encoding DUF4397 domain-containing protein, with amino-acid sequence MAASYLLSINNQEEGIDMKFNSFAIMIGCTTLLSGCLLQDDESQIRVTHASSDAPPVAIALNDAVVDGLESVDYQVGSSLINLESGTYSVAVDALLPGDEQSRVIEVNLDFAPEMQYDIIALNNAANIEPVVLSREDIAPGSEEIRLDVLHGHPDVGAVDIYLTTAESLDDASPAISGLDFKQDSDDLPVTLPAETYRIRVTLSGDPNVVFDSGELALSGGSDLMITAVPNVDAGAVSPVNLLVVDGEASQVFRHVDEQAIVRVVHAVSDATGTPVDVLASGSAVEGLTNIGFGEFRSQALTPESYDLSVVDTATQSVELFAAPDTSFDAGTATSIYAVGKLTDMSIEPLVIAEDLRPVALYGKVRVVHASPTAGELGVVDVHASTDGMFSEATVILDNVDFKDTATLNVPAGTYSLAVIFDGDTTFIPAVEAMVTIDAGRVYSVVATDDFTGLLLNVDNMLP
- a CDS encoding TetR/AcrR family transcriptional regulator, with product MVKITEIKQENILCAAIEIFQAKGLEQASMEAISKKAEVSKRTLYKYYPTKEALFSAMVEQLFANVIHINQISFDPDQSVEAQLTDIARQEVALVSSDCFISLARVVCSESIRSQKYASLILQDVQKLENCKGLEKWIRGGIEAGKLSVECPHIASEQFLASLKSITFYPQLFAHQPPTSEPERELAIRMAVKQFVNTYEIAA
- a CDS encoding ChrR family anti-sigma-E factor; its protein translation is MTDIRYHPNTDLLADYASGDLDPASSILISSHLELCPQCQQHVAQLEVQEARSLALTPHEPLSEELSAMMAQILTRSDTDKTQEAPHDEATPEVSQTITVNNKVFPLPRALRAHADQIGPWSRLPGNLKRAHVNTGGESKMNFIYMDCDSALPQHTHQGQEITLVLAGEFVDEKATYRPGDFIVLTPEHQHTPKTRPDMDCLCLTLLDAPLHFTSGLATLLNPFSQLFFR